The following proteins come from a genomic window of Micromonospora zamorensis:
- the rny gene encoding ribonuclease Y, whose amino-acid sequence MNAFDVVLLAAVLVLAVVVIGAVLVGIRTLRRMGAAPAPEDPAFIAEKDRQEQSLAALRTAADEVNSTIDVAKSAAAAARTEAAAAKAEAKAARAEARRVLDDARAEADTVLERAHKQAEADAEQLRSAARRSGEREVAVLAATTREQAAEVERRAARMDERERMHTEEVERFAERERQLTAAKAALAARESALAQREAELTESEELRRRELERIAGLTADSARLELVEAIETSAKREAALLVRDIESDARNTAEQRARHIVVDAIQRVASEQTAESVVSVLHLPGDEMKGRIIGREGRNIRAFESVTGVNLIIDDTPEAVLLSCFDPVRREVGRLTLEKLVLDGRIHPHRIEEVYDLARQEVEQLCLRAAEDALVEVGITEIHPELVTLLGRLRYRTSYGQNVLKHLVETAHIAGIMAAELRLDVPIIKRSAFLHDIGKALTHEVEGSHAIIGADLARKYGEHEDVVHAIEAHHNEVPPQTIEAVLTQASDACSGGRPGARRESLEAYVKRLERIEEIAASKLGVDKVFAMQAGREIRVMVKPDDVDDIGAAVLARDVAKQIEEELTYPGQIRVTVVRESRVTEIAR is encoded by the coding sequence ATGAACGCCTTCGACGTCGTGCTCCTCGCGGCCGTCCTCGTCCTCGCGGTGGTGGTGATCGGGGCCGTGCTGGTGGGCATCCGGACACTGCGCCGGATGGGCGCCGCGCCGGCTCCGGAGGATCCCGCCTTCATCGCCGAGAAGGACCGTCAGGAGCAGTCCCTCGCTGCCTTGCGGACCGCGGCCGACGAGGTGAACAGCACGATCGACGTGGCGAAGTCCGCCGCTGCGGCGGCCCGTACCGAGGCGGCGGCGGCGAAGGCCGAGGCGAAGGCGGCCCGCGCCGAGGCACGCCGGGTCCTCGACGACGCCCGCGCCGAGGCGGACACCGTTCTGGAGCGCGCCCACAAGCAGGCCGAGGCGGACGCCGAGCAGTTGCGGTCGGCAGCCCGGCGCAGCGGTGAGCGGGAGGTCGCGGTGCTCGCCGCCACCACCCGGGAGCAGGCCGCGGAGGTGGAGCGCCGGGCCGCCCGGATGGACGAGCGGGAGCGGATGCACACCGAGGAGGTGGAGCGGTTCGCCGAGCGGGAGCGGCAGCTCACCGCGGCGAAGGCCGCCCTCGCGGCCCGGGAGTCCGCGCTCGCCCAGCGGGAGGCCGAGCTGACCGAGTCGGAGGAGCTGCGCCGCCGGGAGCTGGAACGGATCGCCGGGCTCACCGCCGACTCGGCGCGACTGGAGCTGGTCGAGGCGATCGAGACCTCTGCCAAGCGGGAGGCGGCGCTGCTCGTGCGGGACATCGAGTCCGATGCGCGCAACACCGCCGAGCAGCGGGCCCGACACATCGTGGTGGACGCCATCCAGCGGGTCGCCAGCGAGCAGACCGCGGAGAGCGTCGTCAGCGTCCTGCACCTGCCCGGTGACGAGATGAAGGGGCGGATCATCGGCCGGGAGGGGCGCAACATCCGCGCCTTCGAGTCGGTGACCGGCGTCAACCTGATCATCGACGACACCCCCGAGGCGGTGCTGCTCTCCTGCTTCGACCCGGTCCGCCGGGAGGTGGGTCGGCTGACGCTGGAGAAGCTGGTGCTGGACGGGCGGATCCACCCGCACCGGATCGAGGAGGTCTACGACCTGGCCCGGCAGGAGGTGGAGCAGCTCTGCCTCCGCGCCGCCGAGGATGCCCTGGTCGAGGTCGGCATCACCGAGATCCACCCGGAGCTGGTGACCCTGCTCGGCCGCCTGCGCTACCGCACCTCGTACGGGCAGAACGTGCTCAAGCACCTGGTCGAGACCGCGCACATCGCCGGCATCATGGCCGCCGAGCTGCGACTGGACGTGCCCATCATCAAACGGTCGGCATTCCTGCACGACATCGGCAAGGCGCTCACCCACGAGGTGGAGGGCAGCCACGCCATCATCGGCGCGGACCTGGCCCGCAAGTACGGCGAGCACGAGGACGTGGTGCACGCCATCGAGGCGCACCACAACGAGGTGCCCCCGCAGACCATCGAGGCCGTCCTCACCCAGGCCTCCGACGCCTGTTCCGGCGGTCGGCCGGGCGCGCGTCGGGAGAGTCTTGAGGCGTACGTCAAGCGCCTGGAGCGGATCGAGGAGATCGCGGCCAGCAAGCTCGGCGTGGACAAGGTCTTCGCCATGCAGGCCGGCCGGGAGATCCGGGTGATGGTCAAGCCGGACGACGTGGACGACATCGGGGCGGCAGTGCTGGCCCGGGACGTGGCCAAGCAGATCGAGGAGGAGCTGACCTACCCGGGTCAGATCCGGGTCACCGTGGTCCGCGAGTCCCGGGTCACCGAGATCGCCCGTTAG
- a CDS encoding amino acid ABC transporter permease, whose protein sequence is MSQQTSVLYDVPGPRQRRITLVSSIVAGLVLLVGAYFLIYRPLDEKGQLSMELWGPLVDPSNENFSLVWERIGLGFKNTLIAAAMAIVASLVVGTLLAVLRIQLKSLTGRRFTGAAAPVAYLLRGLSVLLSAITRVCVEVFRGLPVVLTIFFVARGFPEFGLYFDNLWYLVIGLTIYNSVVIGEILRSGMEGLPGGQAEAAEAIGLSPAQTTRMILLPQAFRIMLPALISQLVVVLKDTSLGFIISYEETLNIGKQIIGALGNPIQVYVVIAVLFIVVNYSLSKLAQYVQRRLARGRKTAGTPAQNPPPAALMSQAEGGGGAV, encoded by the coding sequence ATGAGTCAGCAGACCAGCGTCCTCTACGACGTCCCCGGGCCCCGGCAGCGGCGGATCACGCTGGTCAGCAGCATCGTCGCCGGGCTGGTCCTGCTCGTCGGGGCGTACTTCCTGATCTACCGGCCCCTGGACGAAAAAGGCCAGTTGTCGATGGAGCTGTGGGGGCCGCTCGTCGACCCCTCCAACGAGAACTTCTCCCTGGTCTGGGAGCGGATCGGCCTCGGCTTCAAGAACACCCTGATCGCGGCGGCGATGGCCATCGTCGCCTCGCTGGTCGTCGGAACGCTGCTCGCCGTGCTGCGGATCCAACTCAAGAGCCTGACCGGACGCCGGTTCACCGGCGCGGCCGCGCCCGTGGCGTACCTGCTGCGCGGGCTGAGTGTCCTCCTGTCGGCGATCACCCGTGTCTGCGTCGAGGTGTTCCGCGGCCTGCCCGTCGTGCTCACCATCTTCTTCGTGGCCCGCGGCTTCCCCGAGTTCGGCCTCTACTTCGACAACCTCTGGTATCTGGTCATCGGCCTCACCATCTACAACTCGGTGGTGATCGGCGAGATCCTCCGCTCCGGCATGGAGGGGCTGCCGGGTGGCCAGGCGGAGGCCGCTGAAGCCATCGGGCTCTCCCCGGCCCAGACCACCCGGATGATCCTGCTGCCGCAGGCCTTCCGGATCATGCTGCCGGCACTGATCAGCCAGCTGGTCGTGGTGCTCAAGGACACCTCGCTGGGGTTCATCATCAGCTACGAGGAGACCCTGAACATCGGCAAGCAGATCATCGGCGCGCTGGGCAACCCGATCCAGGTGTACGTCGTGATCGCCGTGCTCTTCATCGTGGTGAACTACTCGCTGTCGAAGCTCGCCCAGTACGTTCAGCGGCGGCTCGCTCGGGGCCGCAAGACCGCCGGCACCCCGGCGCAGAACCCGCCGCCCGCGGCACTGATGTCGCAGGCCGAGGGCGGCGGCGGGGCCGTCTGA
- a CDS encoding amino acid ABC transporter permease, which yields MNVLIDKFDVFAGGFWLTLQICVLAAIGALILGAVVAVLRISPVPPLRALGTGYVNVFRNMPLTVVMFFAAFGLPALGSNADFLRVPVIDSLFTRLGTDLPYFRFALIALVLYTAAFVCEALRSGVNAVSAGQAEAARSLGLTFGQNLRYVVLPQSWKASIVPLGSVIIAMIKNSALVGFFGVVGDLSQTADQLTSAEGYAFVPVAIGISLGYLIMTVPLGTLLDRIEKRQAVAR from the coding sequence GTGAACGTGCTCATCGACAAGTTCGACGTCTTTGCGGGTGGTTTCTGGCTCACCCTCCAGATCTGCGTGCTCGCCGCGATCGGCGCCCTCATCCTGGGCGCCGTCGTGGCGGTGCTCCGCATCTCGCCGGTGCCGCCGCTGCGCGCCCTCGGCACCGGCTACGTGAACGTCTTCCGCAACATGCCGTTGACCGTGGTGATGTTCTTCGCCGCGTTCGGTCTGCCGGCGCTCGGTTCCAACGCGGACTTCCTCCGCGTCCCGGTGATCGACTCGCTGTTCACCCGGCTCGGCACCGACCTTCCGTACTTCCGGTTCGCACTGATCGCCCTGGTGCTCTACACCGCGGCATTCGTCTGCGAGGCGCTGCGGTCCGGGGTGAATGCGGTGTCCGCCGGCCAGGCGGAGGCGGCGCGGTCACTGGGTCTGACCTTCGGGCAGAACCTGCGCTACGTGGTGCTGCCGCAGTCGTGGAAGGCATCCATCGTGCCGCTCGGCTCGGTGATCATCGCGATGATCAAGAACTCGGCGCTGGTCGGCTTCTTCGGCGTGGTCGGTGACCTGTCGCAGACCGCTGACCAGCTCACCTCGGCCGAGGGCTACGCCTTCGTCCCGGTCGCCATCGGCATCTCGCTCGGCTATCTGATCATGACCGTGCCGCTCGGCACCCTGCTGGACCGGATCGAGAAGCGACAGGCGGTGGCCCGATGA